The region GTCGAGTGGCCTATAAATAGGTGACTAGATTCTTTCTGCCTTGCGGATTTCGTCAATGGTTTCCGGGAGGCTGGATTGCGATCCCGCGATGGCTGAAAGTGTCTTCAAAGAGAGTTATATCGCATCCAATCGATATCTTCTTTTATCTTCAAAATGATCGTTTAGGTGTTAAAAATATGCCTTCctttaaagaaaaaaaaaaggataaTAAGTTTCGAGATTGTATGAAATGATTGGAGATCGGAGAGGCATTTAAACAGCAATGAGTGTGTCAGAACGAAGGTACCGCCTCCTGGCGCATAACTGGATGCCTCAAGGAGGTTTCACGACGATGAAAAAGAGCGACGaggtgagggagaggaatCGATGGATGAAGttgtgaagacgaggatgaacGAAAAGATAGATGGCAAGAACGCCAAGGGAAGCAAACGGCTCGAAGATAAAAGAGGTTTGCGGAGCAGCGGCAGACGGAGTAAGGTAAGATAGCGATCATCGAGTCCGAGTGCGCGTCTCAATATGCGTTTGTGGCAGGagtaatttattatttcatACCGATACATTAGTCCAAGTATGCCAATGCGCCGGGGATCGTCCAGCAGTACCAGTGTGTTACACAGTACCCGAGCGCCGTCGTACACTCGAACAGATGGAGTTCGCAGGAGCCTGTCTCCCTGTCGATCAACAGTTGGGATTTTGTTGGTGAAGATCGCATCGTCAGATGTTGATTACTCGGTTACTCGATCTCTTAAAAGTCTATTGCAGTTGTTCTATATGCCAGCAACCGGAATGTCTCAGATGAAGGCCCACTATCTGAAGATGGGACTTGGGAATCGTGACACTATCACAAGTTTACAGCTTCGCAAACTCCGAGGCGGATCTCTAGGCGTTAGCATAAAAATAGAACTTAAGAATCGTCATCTCTGAGCTCCACTGCTCCAGTCACCTATCTCTCTTGTGGCTTGTATGCAAATTTGTGACCCAATCCAGCTTGACACCAGCGGGTCTCAGTAAGTAAACTGCTCCACTAGACATCAAAGACGACACAGCAAAGCCAGCGATCTATACAAGGACACAGCTTAACCGTAAAAAAGTGCTATTGGAGGATTTGGTAGCTTTTCGTCATCCACGGAAGGTGGACGACCAGTCACGATGAAATGCGgatagaaatatatataattatactagtataaacCATAGGGGTGATAAAACCATGTGTTCCCCATAACTGCTACTCTGCAGTATAAAGCGTCGTCGACAAGCACAGGAACCAGAATCCCAAGGCACAGAAAAACGCCCACGTAAGATATTAATTGTAGTATTTGTTTCCCTTAATCgcgattttttttttttttttttttttaataaaacaACAACTCTCATACCCGCGAAACCTAAGGCTTCCCGTTGAATCCCGGAGGTGGCGGGCCAGATGGCGGCTGGTAAACAGGCTGGCCTCCATACGGAGGCTGTTGTCCCCCGTAGTACGCATTTGGTGGTTGCTGTAACTCAATTCCTGGCTGGCCTCCAAAGTATCCCTgaggaggtggttgttgcgtGTATTGCGGAGGCGGGGGAGGCTGATTGTAGGGATCTTGATGTGTCTGTGGGTGAtacggtggaggaggagccaTCCAGGCAGTCCCAGCGTATGGGCGAAGGCCCCTTCTGCGGCGTCGTCGAGCGTTGAAGCATCTGGGATACTGTTGTTAACATGCCGCCTCTAATAATTCACGTAGGTTGAGTAACATACGATAGAGCGAAAAATGCGAGCAAAGCCACTCCAACAATCACACCAAAGGCGACCCAGCGACCCCAGTCATTCCATCGATTGCAACGATAGTAGCCGCGATAGCTGCTGTAGCTGCAAGAGATGTTAGCCCGGCGCCTGacaaaaagacaaaaaaaaaaaacgcaTGGATCAATCTGCAGAGGTACAAGCAGAACTCACCATCTGGCTCGCGGTTCTAATAGGGCACCCATGGTGCCGGGTCCTCTATCAGAAATGTGGTGGAGATGACGTCGATTAGGATGTGAAGGCCAGAGGTGATACAGATGGCAAACTCGATCTCAAAGATAGACACAGGATCCGAGAATGTGACGGCAAGTAATTGCAGTATATAAAGATGACGGGAAGAGTGCCACCTGATGgacgaagaaaagagagaatggcACGTTGGAGTGGTGTTGGGGGGAAAACGAGATCTgaaggcagcagcaaaaaAGATCCGGGCTCACGTCCGAGTCCGTAATGCGACAGTCAGACTCACAGGgctgggcactgggcaggCTGTGGCTGAGCAGTGGGAAAAGAGGCTTGGCAGCTGTACGCATTCGCATACGAGACTCGAGGCGGATCCCGTGGCCTGCGAACCGCGGTTGAGTTGAAAGCAGCCGtggctgatgctgccgaTTCTCCAAATTCTATCCGTGTTGCGATCGTATTAACGGGCTCTTCCCCGGGTATAGCATTACTCGCTAAATTGTTATGGTAGTTCTGGGTAACGTTGTCTTCGCTAGAATGTCGTTCACTCTTATTCAGTAGTCATCGGACGGCAATCCCGAATACCGACTTTGTCAGTCCGAGTCTCAGTCGTCATCCTGTCAGCCCTGTTAcgagtacggagtacgaaACAATTACAAAGGATCACGCAGGCGGCAGCCACAAGCCCCCAGTTCCACCTCTGTCTGAAATCCCCATAAGCCACTTGCAGGCTGCAGCCGAACGACGCTCATAAAGAGGCTAAGGAGAATGAGGAAGTGAGTTGTGACGATGCGCCGCCCCTgacccaaccaccaacaagcacAACTACTGGCTACAACAAACTCTCCTCTGGGTTGAATTATGCAGGCATTCGCCTATGGCAAACGCGATTTTCGCATCTTTCAAGGTCGCTGGTTCCTTCGTACTTCGTAGTGTCGGCCGCTGGCGGGGCTGGATTTGCGGGAAGGACATGATTAGTTGCCGTCCTTCTGCATTGCCAACGCATCACTTGGTCTGTGTGTTGGCTCCTGGCCGCCTCTTAAAACCCAGCAGTTAGCTGGCGATGCGAATAAACAGGACGCGATTTCTTCTGTCCTTAACCCTCTTTTGCTATCTTAGATCTCGGTTTGATGGCTTTAGATGCGCCCAATTTGGTCAAGCTGATACCGTCCCCTCCCTGGTTACTTTTTCTGGCCCAGGTAATGACGCCTCGCGGTTCCTTACCTTTGACTCTGGTCAATATATACACCTTGCCTTATGAGCGCATTGTTGGGCATGAATTGGGCACCGAATTTTCGCCTAAAATTGGCCTGGCTTAAATACACAAACACGGCTTGCTGGCAGCGCATCTCCGGGGAATCGCAAAAGCATCGAATGAATGACACATGAAACAGGGAACAGGAGACGGAACAAATGGGCAGTGACGCAACTGAAAATTTCCTAGACATCAAAAGGTGATTCACTTTGTCAAAATCATTATAGATTGGCTATGCGCCGCGATGTTGAACATCTACATCGTTTCAGGGCATTCAGGGGTGGGAGATGAAGCCGGAAAGAGCCAGCTTGCCCGACCTCCAATGGACCAGTTGTTAACAAGTTACCGACTTGCTCGCGCGATTAACCAGTGCAGCACCGCATCGAGATTTGTCTCTTCCTTTGCACTAATGCCGTAGCAGCTCACCTCACGCCGCGTGATGGATTTGAGGTTCATCTGATCGATTAGCTCGTCGACGGATAGCTTGTTGGGCAAGTCAGATTTGTTTCCAAGGACCAAGAGCGGGATCCCATCGAGGGTGGACTTGTTCATCAGCTCGTGCAGTTCTTCAGTTGCCACTGGCAAAGCCGCCCTGTCTGCAGCGTCCACGATATAACTATTCGAGGTcagcgcagtcgcagtcgagACTCGATACCTATGCTTACACGATCGCATTCACGCCCCTGCAGTACCGTTCCCACATCGGTCGAAACCGCGGCTGCCCTCCAAGGTCCCAGCTGCGAGAGGGTTAGAATATGTTGGGCAAAGCTTGCAGGGATGCACAAACCACTTCAGAGTCACATGCCCCTTCTGGACTCGCTTTGTATTGAAACCGATGGTTGGGATAGAGCTGACATAGCCTCGTCTTAGCCGAGAAACTGGCAGGCCACCGAGAAACCATACGACAAGGAACTTACTCTACAGTGAATTCTCCCCCCTATACAAATCACGGATATCAGCGACACGGTCAACAAGCTTGCTAGATCCGTTCGATTTGGGTCAAAAAACATACCGCGAGCACACGCAACAGTGACGATTTGCCTGCATTCTGGAGCCCGATCATCGTGACGTCCATCTCTGTCGCCCTACGCTCACGAAAAACATAGCTCTTAGCCAACCGAAATTTGGATACTGCGGGGACGGCCCGGGGCTATTTCGGGGGAACACCTGCAGGCCGCAGGCGACCAGTTATTGGAACGGAGGCCCACTTACCAGAACATCCTCAAGAGCCAGTCATAGATCGTTCGAAAAATACCCGCCATGTTGGAGACAAGTCACAGCGACTCCTGGAT is a window of Aspergillus puulaauensis MK2 DNA, chromosome 4, nearly complete sequence DNA encoding:
- a CDS encoding resistance to Congo red protein (COG:S;~EggNog:ENOG410PS24;~InterPro:IPR020999;~PFAM:PF12273;~TransMembrane:1 (o30-52i)); translated protein: MGALLEPRARCYSSYRGYYRCNRWNDWGRWVAFGVIVGVALLAFFALSCFNARRRRRRGLRPYAGTAWMAPPPPYHPQTHQDPYNQPPPPPQYTQQPPPQGYFGGQPGIELQQPPNAYYGGQQPPYGGQPVYQPPSGPPPPGFNGKP
- a CDS encoding ADP-ribosylation factor-like protein (COG:U;~EggNog:ENOG410PI9F;~InterPro:IPR005225,IPR027417,IPR044154,IPR006689;~PFAM:PF04670,PF00025,PF08477,PF00071,PF01926, PF09439;~go_function: GO:0003924 - GTPase activity [Evidence IEA];~go_function: GO:0005525 - GTP binding [Evidence IEA];~go_process: GO:0015031 - protein transport [Evidence IEA]), coding for MAGIFRTIYDWLLRMFWATEMDVTMIGLQNAGKSSLLRVLAGGEFTVDSIPTIGFNTKRVQKGHVTLKCWDLGGQPRFRPMWERYCRGVNAIVYIVDAADRAALPVATEELHELMNKSTLDGIPLLVLGNKSDLPNKLSVDELIDQMNLKSITRREVSCYGISAKEETNLDAVLHWLIARASR